The genomic segment GTTcgctaattaattaattaaccatGCGCATCTAAAATCAGTGTATGTTGTCGTTTAGATGAATGAATTGAGCTCGTGTGGAGGGAGGAAAAACCAGGTGAAGTCAAGCCATTGGCATTGCTTGCTCCCAGATTTTCCCCTTGTTTGGAGAACTCAAAACTAATTGAAGATGATGGTAATGGCACTACAGTTCAATCTTACAAATCCATCcgaattattaaaaaaaaacagtttctGCCTATCATGAGCAGTGATCATGAGCAGTGACCAGAGTCTATGAGAAACGACAAGAATTCGTCACGAGACAATTCACGGATGTTCATTTGATAGGAGTTTACCTTTCCAGAAAACGAACTGATTTGATGTTATGAGGTTTTGTACATAAATGTCTGAGGAAATTATAATGTTTTGGCTGTCACGTGATGCATAGTGAGTTGGAGGAAATGATGAGGAGTGTGATAGATGGCGTATCCAGCAGATAGATGCCAATTCAGATCAGAAAGACAGTCTCACAATACCAACACCTGTCTTCGGCGTGTAGAACTCAAGAGAATAATCtagaatattataatataataataatgtctGAATCTATAGCATTACTAATGATACGTGTTAAACTCGTGTTACCGCGACCATTTAAGTGTGGttgaaaacatgatttcaaatgtttttcttATTCAACCAATAATTTAACAATTGACGGAATCGGCGGAACAGCAAAATCAAGTAATTTTTGTTGAATGATTTTCATAAAAGAGCGTGCTTTCTAAGTAGGACGAACATGATTAGATAACATGTTGTCTCAATTAACTTTGTCAGCATAGacttttttatatcatattagggttttttaggTGAACAGGTGGCCCTTAATCATCTAAAGGGCAGTTGATTGGAAAATTACTAGTCAGAACCAAGCCGTGCTTATCCATGCAGTCGTATGTTATTAGAGTCACTTTAGagtaaaatttagaaaaagtaaGGTCCTATGGTAATGACTTTCTTGAAAAGTCTGTGAACTAAAgttgttattaatatatatactaaCCACTTTAGAGTTTGAAAAGAAACTTGTGCAAGTCATAAAGATTAATTGAAATATCTCTCCTTACATTAGGTTCAAAGGTTAATCTCGATTAGGTTTAAGGAATgatttgaaaagaagaaatgaTAAAGATTGATTAGGATATCATGAGTGATAGATCTAAAATTTCTGATATAAACCTGTCATTCAAAAAATATCATTCATAGAAAATTACTACTTGAGTGATAATACATTGTACATACAATAGTACATAAACCACACTATATGTTACATATCTTCATTTTTACTATCTACCACAATATCAGTTGcatatttttatctttgtaaTCTTCTAATAAGAGGTAAACTTAcatttaatacaatatttatctgtcatctatttttatttttattgatatacaTCACAAGAACTTTTTCCTGCTTCCTCCACAAGCCTACTTTTACTATGTTGGATTTCTCCATATATTATATGACATTAATATCTTGATTAGTTATTTATGGATCATGGTCATATATTCTATCACATATATTTGCCACTTCAAGTATGATATTACCGTCTACACATAATCTAAAATCTTTTTTAATGGCTTTTTATATGAATCTAATGCTTTTTCAATGTTCAGAGATAGTTATTTACCTTTCTCAGTTTTCTCAAACTCGACAATGATAACAACAAACCATAACAACAACCACAAAGATAATATAGTGAGCGAGAACAAGATATTTAGAGGccataaataaatgtatttcaagtttaaaataatattaaatttaatattcatgcttttaatgaaaatattttttatttaactactTATTCTCCTtcctatttttatattatcaactcttacacattattattaatattgttattaatcacaaaattatatttccaaaaaattatatttctaaataaGAATtcttaaacatgtttaattaaaaaaataaagaaatatgtacATATAAAATCATTAACATGAAAGACGACATTATTTCGATTGAAAGTTGCTATAAAACTTAACTACTTTGCTTTCCCTCAATCAAATGGAAAGTAATAGCTACTTCAATTCacatattttacaaaaacaaaaaaaatcactatTACATAACAGgacttcattattttaaattttatgaagttCTAAAATCCAATACGACTTCACTTTAGAAGTTTAGGAGGATGAGCACGATATGCATCCACTTTCATACACTCAAGCAGCTATCATTCTGTCTTTGAACACAGTTTTACTTTTGTTTTCCCGTTGTTTCTTTCTTCTCGCTTGAATGTGTTTTACAAATTCTGACACCAAGGCATGAAATTTAGGATGGATGTTAGTTGTGGAGGAAATGTTCCTACTGTTCCTCTTCAAAGCCCTTGCAAGGTGCTTCTGAGCCTTGTGAGAGTGCACAGTGCAAAGAGCTGGAACAATGGATCTCAGTATGGGTTTCCCACAAGTTATAGGTCCAGCTTCTGCACTGAAATCAGTAGCAagcaaatataatatttagttataATAGAGGAACAGAACAGacatatcatatattatatgtatgatTAAAGATTCTATACAGAAAGAGAAATATTATGAATAGAACTCTGTTCAATAGATTATTGATTAAACTAAcgaaattatttctattttaaccAAACATCGTGACCTAAAGAAAAAGCAACTGAGGTGATTAGTCATCTTGCTAATCTGCCAAAGCAAACATATCATTGCAAGCATAGCTgcaaaaaaaacaaacaaaaaaggtCAAACGTGTGACCTTTTATGATCATATGACACTGCAGGGTCCGCTGAATCCATCTCAGTACTAGAACATTCAACatcaacaaaaaagaaaaactgtcTTTTGTGTCATGTCCCTCCTCAAACACTTCCATCACAGACATGAATTTTAGAGCAAGCAAAACCATCATATACAAATGGACATGATTAGTTTGACATAAACTATTGAATTCAAACACCAGTCTATACTATATCatcaaattgttaaaaaaaagaaattacctTTCCTTCATATTTGGTTTCAAAGGAAGACTAGATACTAAAACTGAAAAACACGAAAGAACGCATGCTTACACTATTCAATTATGCATTATAACAAGAGTGAAAAGGGGAgacagagaaagagagagagaccCTTTGATAACATAATTGCAGGGCTTATAAAGCTTCTGGTTGGAATCGGAGAGAATGTGAAAGTGGCAAAAGGAAGTGAAAGGCATGGGCTTGAGGTTGCAACCGAGGAAAGCACAGGTGGGAAAGTGGAAGTGGCTAAAAGGGTTAAGAGCATAGTGATAAAGGTAGTTTCTGTAGAGAGTCTTGACGTGTTCCATGAGGTGCCAGTAGAGGTCCCTGTAACACTTGGAGAGACGCTTCAGATTCTGGAAACGGCGTTTCAGAAGTTCAGAGCGAGTAAGGTGAGAAGCAGTAGAAAGTGTGGAGTGGCAAGAAGGCTTAGGCTCATCCATTGGAACTGTGATTCGATTCATTCTTCTCCCAACTGCCGCAGCCGCTTCACCACAACACAAAAAAGGGTAGGGAAAAGGGGGATCGGAAATAAGAAATTGAGAACTaggaaataaaaatgtaatgttATGCTACCTTGctttaaataactattatttgtctttcctttatttttctaaaaaatatgaatttctttttcctgattatgttttcttatttaacaTGTGAAGAATCATACACctctaaaaaaaaatacacccagtacaaacttttaaaataggaGTAATGACATTTTAACATCCAAACAATAtcttaacaattttattttaggggtcATTACAAAAGTTAAACTTCTgtaattgaaaaggaaaaaaaaaaggagcaaAAGCAAAGATGAAGTCATGGATTTCAAGTGCTTGTATCGTTTTAGTGGGGTTTCAAGATATCATtactctttaaaataaaaaataagacaaatatAAGGATTTTACAAAATTTGGATTTCAAAATATTCGTCTTTTAGGATAcaatttcatctttctttttgaaaaaaggTTTACTAGAAAAGCTTACAAATGgtgttttaattatttctagaaaaaaaaatattaagaatacaaataggtttaaaaaataataagttttgtaCCGTCGGGTATGTAGAAGGAATTACCGAATTCACACTGATTTAATCACTGTTATCATATTCTATTCTGTCCATTGTACaatgtttttcttaatattacATTCAGTTACACTTAAGCAtgaccttttttaaaaagttttaaggCTTTTGATTGTAATATTACATTCAATTAACAATTTCATACACGCCACGATTCGTACCTGTCAAATCCTCAGCCTAATACTAAAAGAGAAACACGGTGAATGGTTTTACGAAATAGCTATAAAAAACCACACTCCAAAGGACATGGGAAATATGGCTGTGAATGAAATGAAACTGTGAAGTTCATTCAATTTCTATTTGAATAATCTTACGTTACACGTTTCTTATTAACTTACCCTAAGACTCACTTGTGACTGCTACTAAAATACTTCTACAATCATTCTTCTGCATTCTATAATGGTACCCactaaatatttcattaaatatattttgtcgCTATATTTAAACAGAAGACGTTTCAAATTTATCTGTGCAGGAATTATTCCGTTTTATCACATTATATGCATAATATCTAGgcgaaaattatataaaatttggttAAGACCGAGAGTATATGAAACAGCCGAGACAAAACACCGTCTGTAAACATGATATTTCCCATTGCTTTTTATATGCACCCCAACACCACTTTCTACAAAGGAACTCACTTTATTTAACTGTAATTTCATAAAGATGAAATGCCAAAATCAtgtaataaatgtaaataataacACAATAATTCTTCTAGGCCAGGATAAGGTAAATATACCATCAAAGCAAATTGAGAAAGAGAAATATAAtgtccaagaaaaaaaaatgtagtacACGTGAATCCACATTGATATGCCTAAAGCTCTTGCGTAGCCATTCTCTATGCTCTATCAAAATCTTCAGCAGCTGAAAGTCATGGCTTGTTGACCAGTTCCTGAAGTCAAGATTCCATGCCTTTCTTCATGAACCAAGTAGAGAGAATCCCATCAGAGGAAAGCTATCCCAGAAAGGcagaaataattttcttttactttattttgacTTTAAAATGTGTGACGTGGTCAAATGATACCAGCAATATAACCAATTGTTTTTTATGAAAACTCCTGCAATAATATATACCGAAAATGATTGGGTTGTTCATAGCTTAAGAAAAATGGTCATAAACCTGTAGAAAATGGGATAGTTGAATTGAcgaaaaaattaagatatttattagTACTAACACAGGTATAGCTTGGGCTAGAAAAGGACAGAGAACATACAGTAGATCAATCTAGGAGGGAAGAAGTGGCTGTCTCTCATCATGTCCCACGCGATGAGAAGcctataaatatacatattaacAACAAAACCCTGGTCAATCACAATagaaagcataaaacaactcaGTTATAAAACAATGAGATAACAGATCCACACCTCCTCATTTGCTCCAGCTGCCATATTTATAAAGGAATCCTTTGATCTGGAATGAACAAAAGGTATTGGGTCAACCAATTAAATACACAATGAccaggaaaaaaatgaaagcatTTGAATTGTAGAATTCTCTGAACCCAAAATAAACATCAGTGACTAAgctaaaaaaaggaaaatcttGAGATCGGTGAAGAAATAGCAGTACCTTTGTCTGTCATGAACATCATGCAGTTCCAGCATACCATTCTGTTCATCTTTAGCTTTTGCAATTGGTGAAAAGAACTGAAAAGAAAGCGTAAACAGTGTGATACAAAAGGaacatttttaaattgtcaGATACAAAATCGAATCGTCCAAATTCAACATACCTGGTGCATTGAGATGAATACAATAGAAATGCCGATAACGAAGTTCATTGTTAAAGTATGTCCAAATAGTACAGCAGATGCTATACCAGTAAAGATTGTGGCTACCGTTGATGAGTACTTCTTCAAAATTGTATCTACAACACATTAAATTTGTTAGAGAGAACGGATAAATAGCATGTCAGTCtgcaaaaaaacataatttaagataaattatattataccAGCATTTTGTTTTAGATTCTAATAAATGCAGCATAAAGAACAAAAATGTATATTTGAATACTGACCTGCATatttgaagaagaaagaggATAAAATCCCTTGAGCAGCGTTGTTTGCGATCAATAGCATCGTGGCTTTTGAATGACCTTGTAGTATATCAAAGCTACTAGGCCCTGGAAATTTTTAAATAGGTTAGTTTGAGCCTCAGAAAAAGTAAAACTATAAGCATAAAAGGCATAAACAGGTTCTTCTATCAATAGAGATTGAATAAACAAACAGAATTAAACCATCACCGATTGTACTAGATAATGGAATCAGCTTACAAGGAAGCGCAATGTGGCATATAAAAATGACTATTTGCTGCCACATTCATCATGAAAAACACTATGATTTATggcaaaaacaaacaaatatccCGAAGCACATAACTGCTCATCACTTGCCAACTCCCTCACATGCTCTTTTGTAATGATCCGTTTTGAATTAGAAAGATGATTATGAGATTAATTAAACCAAGTACTTCTAAGCTTAGTGCATCATAAGATGAATTCGTTGATATTAGCAGCATCAAATTCCTgatgttattttctttgttgCAGTCTGAAACGCCAAAGGGTGTCTTGGTGTAACCATAATGTTGCTGTCTGGTAACTTGTTAATGTATCGTAGTACAGAAATAATTCTATGCTGACTTGTGAAACTGTAAAAACATTTAGCAGACAAGGACTTGGGTACAACAGCTTCTCCACAGTAGACAATAGTAGTAATTTAATTCACTGGATCGTCCGgttctttttaatttgtggaaCGAAATGTACCTGTCATCTAGTTTTAATGCATGGAATGAAACCCAAGAGATTAACC from the Vigna angularis cultivar LongXiaoDou No.4 chromosome 3, ASM1680809v1, whole genome shotgun sequence genome contains:
- the LOC108325988 gene encoding uncharacterized protein LOC108325988, with the translated sequence MNRITVPMDEPKPSCHSTLSTASHLTRSELLKRRFQNLKRLSKCYRDLYWHLMEHVKTLYRNYLYHYALNPFSHFHFPTCAFLGCNLKPMPFTSFCHFHILSDSNQKLYKPCNYVIKGAEAGPITCGKPILRSIVPALCTVHSHKAQKHLARALKRNSRNISSTTNIHPKFHALVSEFVKHIQARRKKQRENKSKTVFKDRMIAA